From a region of the Tateyamaria omphalii genome:
- a CDS encoding NADH-quinone oxidoreductase subunit E — MLRRLHPDQPDTFAFTPDNQAWAEAQITKYPEGRQASAIIPLLWRAQEQEGWLTRPAIEAVADMLDLAYIRALEVASFYFMFQLQPVGSVAHIQVCGTTSCMICGAEDLVAVCKDKIASKAHQLSADGKFSWEEVECLGSCANAPMAQIGKDYYEDLTAARMGEIIDELAAGEVPTPGPQNGRYAAEPLSGLTSLKDFDSGHTKYNASVQLATDIGDTIKRIDGTEVPLLAPWGKANDNVAPSGDMMPPDGPDGKQGGRTKAEAPAPRARGAASDGKSEAPGQAPQAEAAAKPKLDAAVTESKSEQKQADKAVPAGTKPALLPEARDGGADDLKLIKGVGPGLEKELNAAGVYHFDQIAAWTDDEVAWADQHLVRFKGRVSRDDWVTQAKALSRGEQTEFSQRAKKDGIYKE, encoded by the coding sequence ATGCTCCGCCGTCTCCACCCAGACCAACCCGACACTTTCGCCTTCACGCCCGACAACCAGGCCTGGGCCGAAGCGCAGATCACCAAATATCCCGAAGGCCGTCAGGCCAGCGCCATCATCCCGCTCCTGTGGCGCGCGCAGGAACAGGAGGGCTGGCTTACCCGGCCCGCGATCGAAGCGGTCGCGGACATGCTCGACCTCGCCTACATCCGCGCACTCGAAGTGGCCTCCTTCTACTTCATGTTTCAGCTGCAACCCGTTGGTTCCGTTGCGCATATTCAGGTCTGCGGCACCACATCCTGCATGATCTGCGGGGCAGAAGACCTTGTCGCCGTCTGCAAGGACAAGATCGCGTCCAAAGCGCACCAGCTGTCCGCCGATGGCAAATTCAGCTGGGAAGAGGTCGAATGCCTCGGTTCCTGCGCGAACGCACCCATGGCCCAGATTGGCAAGGACTATTACGAGGACCTGACCGCCGCCCGGATGGGCGAGATCATTGACGAGTTGGCCGCAGGCGAGGTGCCCACGCCGGGTCCGCAGAACGGGCGCTATGCCGCTGAGCCGTTGAGCGGTCTGACCAGTCTCAAGGATTTCGACAGCGGTCACACCAAATACAACGCCTCGGTCCAACTGGCGACGGACATTGGCGACACGATCAAACGCATCGACGGCACCGAAGTGCCGCTGCTGGCGCCCTGGGGCAAGGCCAACGATAACGTGGCCCCAAGCGGCGATATGATGCCCCCCGATGGCCCGGACGGGAAACAAGGCGGGCGCACCAAGGCCGAGGCACCGGCCCCCCGCGCCCGCGGTGCCGCATCCGACGGCAAGTCCGAAGCGCCGGGCCAGGCACCACAGGCCGAGGCTGCCGCAAAACCCAAACTGGACGCTGCGGTAACGGAAAGTAAATCGGAGCAAAAACAAGCAGATAAGGCTGTCCCCGCGGGGACAAAGCCTGCGCTTCTGCCCGAAGCGCGCGACGGCGGCGCTGATGATCTGAAGTTGATCAAGGGCGTCGGACCGGGCCTCGAAAAAGAGTTGAACGCCGCGGGCGTTTACCATTTCGACCAGATCGCGGCTTGGACCGATGACGAAGTGGCATGGGCCGATCAACACCTCGTGCGCTTCAAGGGCCGGGTCAGCCGCGACGATTGGGTCACGCAGGCGAAAGCTCTCTCACGGGGAGAGCAAACAGAATTTTCCCAACGCGCGAAAAAAGACGGTATCTATAAGGAATAA